The Aureitalea marina genome includes a window with the following:
- a CDS encoding single-stranded DNA-binding protein, whose protein sequence is MNAIRNRVQLIGRLGQEPEIFSFEDGNKLAKFSMATDDSYKDKEGNKVERTQWHNVVVRGGLTKIVENYVTKGQEIAVEGKLTNRSYQDNDGIKRFITEVQCSELLLLGK, encoded by the coding sequence ATGAATGCAATTAGAAACCGCGTACAGTTGATTGGACGTTTAGGACAAGAACCAGAGATCTTTTCTTTCGAAGATGGGAACAAACTAGCCAAGTTCAGTATGGCTACGGACGACAGCTATAAAGACAAAGAGGGGAATAAAGTAGAACGCACCCAATGGCATAATGTAGTAGTGCGTGGAGGTCTGACAAAGATCGTCGAGAACTATGTCACCAAGGGACAGGAGATCGCCGTAGAGGGCAAACTAACCAACCGCTCTTACCAAGATAACGATGGGATCAAGCGCTTTATCACCGAGGTGCAGTGCAGTGAACTGCTGTTGTTGGGTAAGTGA
- a CDS encoding nuclear transport factor 2 family protein → MEPFTVRERIIEAVNKLFVYTDNRDWDLLQTEVFSPEVHLDMSSMTGAEPEDLTSGEICERWAQGFTEVDEVNHLAGNYLITLLSLDNAAVHCYATATHF, encoded by the coding sequence ATGGAACCATTTACAGTTAGAGAACGAATCATCGAGGCTGTGAACAAGCTGTTTGTTTACACTGACAACAGAGACTGGGATCTCCTGCAAACCGAGGTATTTTCTCCGGAAGTTCATTTAGATATGAGCAGCATGACCGGAGCCGAACCAGAAGACCTTACTTCTGGAGAGATCTGTGAACGTTGGGCTCAGGGTTTCACCGAGGTGGATGAGGTGAACCACCTGGCCGGCAATTACCTGATCACACTGCTATCACTGGACAATGCAGCGGTTCATTGTTATGCTACAGCCACTCATTTCTAA
- a CDS encoding GNAT family N-acetyltransferase, with the protein MNIQPILENDHFLIRPLREEDRDQLFAVANDPMIWDQHPAKERATKKGFDQFFDLSMNSGGALLIIDKNSDSVIGSSRYELHEDDPWQFRSDGPICPDRIGGTAPTSRSKN; encoded by the coding sequence ATGAATATCCAGCCCATACTGGAGAATGACCATTTTCTGATCAGACCTTTGCGAGAAGAAGATCGCGATCAGCTATTCGCAGTTGCCAATGACCCTATGATCTGGGACCAACACCCGGCCAAGGAACGAGCGACCAAGAAAGGATTTGATCAATTCTTTGATCTGTCTATGAATTCAGGTGGGGCTTTGCTGATCATCGACAAGAATAGCGATAGCGTCATTGGGAGCTCGCGTTACGAATTGCATGAAGACGACCCCTGGCAGTTCAGATCGGATGGACCTATTTGTCCAGATCGTATTGGGGGAACGGCACCAACCAGCAGATCAAAAAATTGA
- a CDS encoding GNAT family N-acetyltransferase, which produces MSRSYWGNGTNQQIKKLMIDHAFLSMDRVLLYIDHKNFRSQAAARKIGAVQISLEQYPLVYRNRADYTTFVLEKE; this is translated from the coding sequence TTGTCCAGATCGTATTGGGGGAACGGCACCAACCAGCAGATCAAAAAATTGATGATAGACCATGCTTTTCTTTCCATGGACAGGGTACTGCTATACATCGATCACAAAAATTTCCGGTCCCAGGCTGCGGCGCGGAAGATCGGTGCAGTACAGATTAGCCTGGAGCAATATCCATTGGTCTACAGGAATCGAGCAGACTATACCACTTTTGTACTGGAAAAAGAGTAA
- a CDS encoding pyridoxamine 5'-phosphate oxidase family protein, protein MELLTLAKAELKRSENDPSHPFRYFFLGTHARFPQVRTVVKRGLDDRLGLTFFTDSRTRKVGEIRQNDLVSALFYHPQIQLQIRLNGKASILSEDSMEYAKYFNQIQSGPHRKDYTTKETPGTPSMDESEIIYGETIHLTVIKISPHDLDVVQLGKTRHHRSHYERDGNLWIETKLVP, encoded by the coding sequence ATGGAGTTACTTACCCTGGCCAAGGCAGAATTAAAGAGAAGTGAAAACGACCCATCCCATCCCTTTCGCTATTTCTTTCTTGGGACCCATGCCCGGTTTCCACAGGTTAGGACAGTTGTTAAGCGAGGCCTGGACGACAGGCTCGGCCTGACCTTCTTTACCGATTCCAGGACGAGAAAAGTAGGGGAGATTCGCCAAAACGACTTGGTTTCGGCCCTTTTTTATCATCCTCAGATCCAATTGCAGATCCGGTTGAATGGCAAGGCCTCCATACTGAGCGAAGACAGTATGGAATACGCCAAGTATTTCAACCAGATCCAAAGTGGCCCTCACAGAAAGGATTATACAACAAAGGAAACTCCTGGGACCCCCAGCATGGACGAATCTGAGATCATATACGGCGAAACCATTCACCTAACGGTTATCAAGATCAGTCCGCATGATCTGGATGTAGTGCAGCTGGGCAAGACCCGGCACCATCGTTCTCATTACGAACGCGATGGGAATCTTTGGATAGAGACCAAACTGGTACCCTGA
- a CDS encoding GNAT family N-acetyltransferase has protein sequence MELLFIERISTEQLEDLHRISVHTFRSNYGHLNTPENLQQHINQHLSKERLKTELEHPEMRFFFAWVDGKVVGYSKLNTGQGQTEDYGEDQLEIERIYVLEEYQGNGYGGALIQHAEQQAKTLGKSNIWLGVWEKNPRAIAFYEHIGFRKIGTHTFQVGQDPQTDWVMRLSL, from the coding sequence ATGGAACTACTGTTTATCGAAAGGATAAGCACGGAACAACTGGAAGATCTTCACCGGATATCCGTCCATACTTTTAGGTCCAATTATGGGCATCTTAATACTCCGGAAAATCTACAACAACACATAAACCAACACCTCAGCAAAGAGCGGCTTAAAACAGAATTGGAGCATCCCGAAATGCGCTTCTTCTTTGCCTGGGTCGATGGAAAAGTTGTAGGTTATTCCAAGCTTAATACCGGACAGGGGCAAACGGAAGACTATGGTGAGGATCAACTGGAGATAGAACGGATCTATGTCCTTGAAGAATACCAAGGAAACGGATATGGTGGAGCCCTGATCCAACATGCCGAACAGCAAGCAAAAACCCTTGGAAAGTCGAATATCTGGCTGGGAGTTTGGGAGAAAAATCCACGGGCTATTGCCTTTTATGAGCATATTGGATTTAGAAAGATCGGAACGCATACTTTCCAGGTAGGTCAGGACCCTCAAACGGATTGGGTCATGCGCTTATCACTCTAG
- a CDS encoding Dps family protein yields MSNLNQIGLDSQKSAELAQKLNDLLANYSVFYQNVRGYHWNVKGDKFFELHIKFEELYNDLFVKIDEVAERILTLGYAPQHCFSNYLTNSQIQESKEVSDGMKCVGNILASFKQLLTKQRDILQLSGDINDEGTNAQMSDYIREQEKLVWMYSAYLA; encoded by the coding sequence ATGTCAAATCTGAATCAAATTGGGCTAGATAGCCAGAAAAGCGCTGAATTAGCACAAAAACTGAACGATCTCTTGGCCAATTATTCCGTGTTTTATCAGAACGTACGTGGTTATCACTGGAATGTTAAAGGGGATAAGTTCTTTGAATTGCACATTAAATTCGAGGAATTATACAACGACCTTTTTGTGAAAATAGATGAAGTTGCAGAACGAATCCTAACCTTGGGATATGCGCCGCAGCATTGCTTTTCTAACTATCTGACCAATTCACAAATCCAAGAGAGTAAGGAAGTCAGTGATGGCATGAAATGCGTAGGGAACATTTTGGCCTCATTTAAACAATTACTCACCAAACAACGAGATATACTTCAACTCTCCGGAGACATTAATGACGAGGGTACCAATGCCCAGATGAGCGATTACATCCGCGAGCAGGAAAAGCTGGTTTGGATGTATTCGGCCTACTTGGCATGA
- a CDS encoding DNA alkylation repair protein, with the protein MTRAYVEPVREVLNAQSNPDRAKGQTAYMRNQFEFFGLTAGERRKALAPFLNKNTLPEKSDLHQLVHRLWKEPQREFQYFGQELVAKFKRHLDLSDIPLLEFMITHKSWWDTVDFIATHLVGIVLANYPKARGKLCDNWFESGNIWLQRTGLLFQLKYKDLLDTELLSRQIDRLKDSKEFFIRKAIGWILREYSKTNPNWVRQFVSDRPELSNLSRREALRLNNKN; encoded by the coding sequence ATGACCAGAGCGTACGTTGAACCGGTTCGGGAAGTCTTAAATGCTCAATCCAATCCGGATAGAGCAAAAGGACAAACCGCTTATATGCGGAATCAGTTTGAATTTTTTGGTCTTACCGCTGGGGAAAGGAGAAAGGCACTAGCTCCTTTCCTTAATAAAAATACGCTCCCTGAAAAATCTGATCTCCATCAATTGGTCCATCGACTTTGGAAAGAACCTCAACGGGAGTTCCAGTATTTCGGACAAGAGTTGGTCGCAAAATTCAAACGTCATCTAGATCTATCAGATATCCCCCTGCTGGAGTTTATGATCACCCATAAATCCTGGTGGGATACGGTAGATTTTATTGCCACTCATTTGGTCGGCATTGTGTTGGCTAATTACCCAAAAGCCAGGGGAAAACTATGTGATAATTGGTTTGAGTCCGGGAATATTTGGCTTCAGCGTACGGGCCTGCTGTTCCAGCTCAAATACAAGGATCTACTGGACACAGAGCTACTCTCCAGGCAGATCGATCGGCTTAAGGATAGCAAAGAGTTCTTTATACGAAAGGCTATTGGCTGGATATTAAGGGAGTATAGCAAGACCAATCCAAATTGGGTAAGACAATTTGTGAGCGATAGGCCGGAATTGAGTAATTTGAGTAGACGGGAAGCCTTGAGACTGAACAATAAAAACTGA
- a CDS encoding GNAT family N-acetyltransferase: protein MPDIIVETDRLILREFRPQDAEKMYLLNLDPEVIRYTGDPPFQSVQDASNFLTGYDDYKSNGYGRWAVLRKVDGEFIGWCGLKKHQDGMVDIGFRFYRKDWGKGYATESAQATLNFGLEELALEEIVGRAARENLASIRVLEKLGMAYWKDAPCDGIADAVYYRIRR, encoded by the coding sequence ATGCCCGATATAATCGTGGAGACCGACCGCCTCATCCTAAGGGAATTTCGTCCACAAGACGCTGAGAAGATGTATCTGCTCAACCTGGATCCGGAAGTGATCCGATATACAGGCGATCCTCCCTTCCAATCCGTGCAGGATGCCTCCAATTTTCTCACAGGTTACGACGATTACAAGAGCAATGGCTATGGTCGCTGGGCTGTTTTGCGGAAAGTAGATGGAGAGTTTATTGGCTGGTGTGGACTCAAAAAACACCAGGATGGCATGGTCGATATCGGATTTCGATTTTATCGAAAGGATTGGGGAAAAGGGTATGCCACCGAAAGTGCCCAGGCAACGCTCAATTTTGGTTTGGAAGAACTTGCTCTGGAAGAGATCGTAGGCCGTGCAGCCCGCGAGAACCTGGCTTCTATCCGAGTACTTGAAAAACTGGGGATGGCTTATTGGAAAGATGCCCCTTGTGACGGTATTGCTGACGCCGTCTATTATCGAATACGCAGGTGA
- a CDS encoding DUF7670 domain-containing protein gives MENKQLVRLAIILKHSSRIVLLILSVGVLIFALLSGSESMGGGIKGLLKNIPNTLPWTVLILAVLSSYKWAKAGSLISLLVSLGLMYFLNFSRGNFFLSTFVLCLLLVFLSFTLVLTTWSSAQKPEPEEK, from the coding sequence ATGGAAAACAAACAATTGGTCCGCCTGGCAATCATACTTAAACATAGTTCCCGCATCGTTTTACTGATTTTAAGTGTCGGGGTCTTGATCTTTGCTTTGCTATCCGGGTCCGAATCCATGGGTGGAGGGATCAAAGGCCTGCTGAAGAACATACCCAACACCCTTCCTTGGACTGTCTTGATCCTAGCTGTATTGTCCAGTTATAAATGGGCAAAAGCAGGGAGTTTAATATCTTTATTGGTGAGTTTAGGATTGATGTACTTTTTGAATTTTTCCAGGGGCAATTTCTTCCTATCAACCTTTGTCCTTTGTTTGCTCCTAGTGTTCCTGAGCTTTACTTTGGTTTTAACAACATGGTCCTCCGCTCAAAAACCTGAACCGGAAGAAAAATAA